TTTGTGGTTGTTGATGTTTGTTTGGTGATGCATTTGGTTAATAATGAAACACAGCATATCATAtaggaaaggaaaccagaatTGCGGAAGGccttctacgtgattgcatggtttttgcatgaaaataacttctgaaaaattacactttaaccccccaagtctctcctttATTTCACTagaacccaatcaattaaataatttcatcaatttggtccttggtaattttaattcgtgcaacttcattgcttatttgcttcaattaactaccatgctttgtttcaattgcatttaagacatgactttaggggctttatgatcaagtgagctttgttttgcgcatttcttttaatttttcttaaataaagtggtaccttgacttttttattgttttgaagccatttttacttcatttgattaccatcgcgagggaggtataacttcttttatcttttttgtctctcctacgtgatccaacgtgctaagtgaaaattgcatgtctacttcgttttctttgccttttcttaattcctttcatttatttcatttacttttgcttttattcttttaatggggtatgtgtacacctcttggcttgtaatagatagggctcggagagcattttGTCCAttctccccttccccttttgtttcattgcttgttttggttgctatgtgtttaattgctttattaggcctttgcatctagtcgagcatgctaagtgttatgtgctacgtgtttgtAGATGATTTGCATGCCTACtggctttctatagtcataaatgaacttgatggatgaatgtacgtccctacactagtccaatgctagttgtggcccctttTCCGTCACCGCACTAGTCCAAGGCTAGTTGTAGTTTTTTGctccgtttccactagtccaatgctagtaggaattcatagaaagggctagtccaacgctagacccaataggccgtcccttcCGATAGttcatatttgcatgttcactacatgtcatgcatttttcttagttttatcatttggcatgctcctcgaacccctctTCCCCtcatttttaggtttttgcatttcacgccagttatagggtacatttgcttgaagggtccccttaaatatgggatatagacgagtgtggctttttctaagccttagcacgcttgtattccctttatcaaaggaaaaattgagtcacgatttaggtctccccgtgcccaatatgcatgcattccctaggctcatgcactTTAAATCCATCCCACCATTTTATATcctcattacactttcatttttccttccatttgcacacgtgcacctttatatcccttcacttgcacacgaacacttttatcttcacttgcacacgaacacttttatcttcatttgcacacctccacttacatcccattatttttatcatttttctcacttcacacaaactcacattttcacatggcatgcattccacccatttttacgtcatttaggtttatgtgtgacctcttcaaaggatcattattgggcttcacaattaatgtgattggcaccactcaacctttgaaaagagatttcccccatgtccccctaggtctagatttttgcattcatatagacatatccaacacgcgatacataccttgggtagaaaaattaggaaaagttgggttaagtcacgcaactagccttggctaggtcgaatgggtgccttggatttttatcattgccttccccttcgtcaaatgtgacccccgatccctcttttttggttacgtagacccaaaagttctctaaaagggtttatttacttttttcattcaaaaacaaaaaatcattttttgggtgacttggtacaccctaactctataccaagtggcgactccattttcattaaaaacccttttttgaactttatatggccaaaccgtcgcattatcaagtcccatggcctttattttcattttgcacacgttcacacacacaCTACACACTCACATCTCACACAacacattcaaaaagtggggcgcgacagagaGCTTGGAAATCACTTTGGAAGCAGAAAGTGTgccaaaaaatgaaagtatttATATGGAAATGTCTGCATGGAGGGCTCCCAGTGAGAGGTGAAATTTACAGACGAACGAAGCAAGGAGATCCTAAATGTGCAGCGTGTGGTGAAGAGGATGAAACAGTAGAACACATGTTGCTACAATGCAACAAAGTAAAGGAAGTTTGGAAGCTAGCGCCTGTACAATGGGATGGCATACAGCATGTATCAAACTGTTTCATGAAATGGTGGACTGCAATCATGGAAGCTCaagaggagagaggaggagaGGACCATGCGAACCTCACCATAAATATTCTCTGGCAGATTTGGAAGGCCAGAAACGAGAGGGAGTTTGaatgcaaggaaaaggaacCTCATAAAGTAATACAAAAAGCTGTGAAAGGTTGGACGGAATTTGATGAGGCCAACATAGGGAAGGAGACAAGGAAGAACACTCAGGGAATAGAAATACTGGAATGTGCTGAGCAAGACCAAAGACAGAGTGAGAACCAAGCCAGGCTGATGATCAAGGTCCACACTCACCAAGACAGAAGGCAACAAATGGTGGGAATTGGAGTCACTGCGACTGACTTGGCAGGTTGTCTACAAGCGAGTTGGGCATTAAGGGAAAGAATGTCAGGAGACACAAAGCAGGACCTAGCTGGTGCGGTGAGACTTGCACTATTGAACGCAATCAATCAAGGCTGGACATGTATTAAAGTGGAGCTGGAGGATAGTGAGCTGGTAGAGTGCATAAAACATACAAGGACAAGTAATCAACAGATGGCTACTCTGCTGGAGGATATACAATCTATAAGTAATCTGTTCCAAAAGTGTACTTTCTCTTTTGTTGAATCAGGATTCGTAGGAAGTATCAAGTTGAGCATGTATGCTCTAAATATCTTTGTTGATGAGGAATGGGTGAATCCCAATTTGAAGTGCTAGGCACTAATGTTTTGGTAGGACTTTTGTCCTGGTGAATGGACCTTTGTCCATATATGTACATGTTTGAGTAATTTATAAAGctatcgtttcgacaaaaaaaaaaaagaaaacgaaacaTCTTGCATGTACATTTCCTGCTATGTCGTACCTCCACTTCCTACGAGTCTATgaccaccaaaaataaaaggCAAGAATCTACAACAATTTTTTGCACATATTGTTCCATGTCTTAGAGAAATTAAAGTATATTTGTTATAGCAATTGGACTTCTTTCAATGTTTTACTAGCACATAAGATACTTGGATGATCAATGTTTGCATACGTTATCTAAGTTATAGTCATGGCTTTCCATTCCATTGTACGTATATATGATTACATCCTAAATTTTTCTACTTCTACCCTTTTCCTGACCGGATTTTTCATTATAAAAGCATTGAAATTTTGcttatcaaaaagaaaagagagagagaagaaaagatTTTCCATCAATCtaactttatttatttcataCATATTTTCAAAGTTCATTATTTATCAAAGTTTTTTTGATAGAAAACAAGAACGATTTTATTAGTTAATGAGATTGCTGGAATTCATCCAGTACCACTAATTTGACAAAGCTCCATGGGGAATTTCAAAGAGATTCTGGAAGGATAACACCTCAAAGGattaccaattttttaattgtttacCAAAGtgaattatttaaaaacaaGCAAAGGATTTCAAACTGTCTCGCAGGTAGATGAAGACCGGGAAATTCCAAACTGTCCATGCCCATGGTGGGCTGACGAGCTAACCTTGTAAAATTGGGTTGAACCCAATTACATATGGCTCCAATTGAACTAGTCTCGACAAAGACTAATCAAGAAGCCCTGATCCAGAGTCCATTCGAaggttttcatttttcttcgaTTATATACTATTTTTCAGTTCATCAGTAGGTTGTTTGATAAAAGTTGTGAAGGCTTGAAGTTGGCATACATCACAAGACTTGGAAGTAATGGCTACAATGTTGGATTGTTAATTTCTTTATGCTTTTTCTGACCGGAAATTCTGGATGCTGGATTCTCAAAATTCTCCTTTCGTTGCTGCTTTCTCTGAATCCTGTATCTTTACCTTCTTGTCTTCCTGGTATATAGATGGTGTACAACGTCGAGGAAGGCAACATATGGCTTCAATTCTTGTTCAAATCTATGATTTCTGACATGGTCAGATGGCCTCAAATTGTTACGTTAAGACttgagacttttttttttttttttgagggtcGTTAAAACTTAAGACTACTACAAATGTGTTTTGCCAACTATTGGTCTTTAAGAATTCTATTTAACATCTACACAAACTACAAAATAGATACTTAAAAAGAAGTGTCTCAAGCTAAATATCTAAATCCGTGGGGTTGGGTTGCATTGTAAGGTAGAAGAAATGGTAAGTAGGAAGTTCTAAATTATAAACCTTTcacttgtcaaaaaaaaataaaatcatctAACCTTGCCATTAGTCCATGTCATGCCtaaaaagtaaaattttttatcgATTTGGCTAACTGGTGCATAATGGATAGTTGGATACTGTTAAGAGGGGTATCAAGTGTTAATTCTTTTGAGAAAATGTAGTTAATtcgataaatatatttaaatataaaGGATGCAATAATGATAATTATACGTATTCACGTGATAAGTTAAACGTAACGTAAATGCGTGTTAATAGTACTTAGTGGAGACCCATTAGAAAAATCTAACTTTTTATATCAGAGTATCAATTAATTAGAAGATCTCAAACTTGATCTTTGTAGCGAGACATTTTATAATTGCAGATGAGCTGAAATCAAGGGGTTTATCATCTTACATGTTTGGCTAGCATCCAAGATTGGGCAGTATAACATCCTAAAATCCCGGTACCTCTGCCTACATCCAACATGTTCTTGCCGTGGGATGTTAAGATTTAAAATCATTGTCGTTAGGCATAGAGATAATCCAAAATGTGGACCAAGCTCCATTTTCACCTAAGAAAACATGatgtgtttgtttggattgggctttatttccccaaatttatttgcttacatcatcattacaatttccaatacacctttttaccttcccaattacctttttatctcacatacatcacatcacaaaaagtgctacagtaaaaatatctctaataattcacaatccaaatagAATAATAGGACCAACACAAGTCAATAATAGGACCAACACAAGTCACTAGCTTAATCTTTAATAGATACCACTCCCATGTGAGGAGGCCAACATTCCTGTGGTTCGAGCAGAACAAATAAAAGTTTGTCGCCTATTGTCAAATACCAAAGCAAAATTACCACAGGTTATTTGAATAAAACACAAGTTTGAATATTTATTTGTAAAAGATCGTGTGTTTAAATTTTATTATCGATGTATAAGGATTGTTTTGGAGGACGATTCGTAAGAATTTCAGTAAGCAATCTATGATCCCAGACAAGATTAGGAGGATGGTTTTATTTATCTTAGCATGTACCTTTCTGAAAtagcatttcctttcttttctggcAAAGGTATAAAGTGCTGATATCGACTCAATTTGTTCAAACACGGCAACAATAATAATTCAAAGAAAGCTAACCACCATATTCATTGCTTACCAAGTCTGCCACATTTATGAACAGACTACCTCTCATTATGTTGCATAATTAGACTTCCAAAAGCAAGTCCTCAAAGCAAGCTACCTTCCTGTGTTTCTGAAACCAAATTTATCAATTACCttcctttattattattattattgtgatTTTTTGGGGTCCAATCCAACCACTTACTGAACTAGCAATGCTCCCGGTTCCCCTTTTTTTGCTCTCCTAGTCCTGGCTCACGGAGTCAATTTATTCAAATGGAATTATAGGAATACCAAGAAAGAGGAGTCAATGGTATTCGTGTACTTAATGTATATCTAATTTACTAGCATTTAAatgcatgcaaaaaaaaaaaaaaatcttttccgTATTTTGATATGCATATGCTGCTTTTCTCTTGCCTTTAAATGCTTCCAAAAATCGATGTTAAttttgtcaaaaagaaaaagaaaaaagaaactcaGTGACACCCACCATTACTCATACATGCAGCACCAGCCAAACAAACCCTTTAGTTTGATAACACACAATCCACTTTTTTCATATAGTACTTATTAGGGAAAATGATcggtttcatccttcacatttcacaaaaatattcttttcgtcccttacttttaaagtgaagcaatttcgtccttgacatttaaaaactgaaattattaCATCCCTAAACCCAAATTTCAATTTGAATCAAACAACCAATCaacctgattacaaattttgcgggtgtaattggtagatcacttgATTAACTCAACTTGATGTTCATGTGAAATTTAATTCATTTTGCAGGGAAGATCTTTTTGACTCAGCTGCACAAATGCAGGAGGGATTAATTCATTTTGATTTGGAAGATCTTTTTTGTGCTTAAAAGTGCTATTCTTGCTGATTTTTCAAATCTATCGTAAATGTCTGCATTTGGATGTGTTTACATCTGTTAAACGTGGGATGTAATTTCCATTTTTAGTGCAGATTTATCGTAATGTATTTATTAGTTTATCTTTTAGGATTTTTAATGATGGGGAGAGTAACCAGAATCCATAGTTTTAAAGGGTTTCTATTCCAGTCATAATTACTCTAGATTTGAAATCTCTGCCCATTAAAATCTACCCATTTGGTTGAGAATTTAAAAGTCATATCCACCATTGATATTTTCATTAAGTACTAGGAATTTTCTAAACAGTGAAATAAGTACCATTTTCTCTACCATACACACAGTTTTTATTGATTGGCATAGGCACGACGCAAGATCAACTGAAAAGCAGCTGATAAAAAACAGAGCCGATTCTATGGTCTTAGAAATATTCGTTTTTATATTTGAAATCCACAATGACTTCAAAAACAACCtcaaaaatacatttaaatacgcactaaaataaaataaaatctctCCCTCTTTCCCCTTTTTCACACACTATCATCAACCGCCGGCGGCGGTCACCATGCTCTAATTGAGAACGGGGGACCCTTTGTCCATGTGATGAAAAAAAGAGCAGTGAGAGTGATTTAGCCGCGAAATTAAGgcggtttgttttgtttttcaacGATCATTTTTTCTCTCAACGGTTTGTCCGTGACATTTGTCCCCTCCATTCCCggacaaaaaaaaagtttggaaaGAAAACCACTCCTCAGCCCGCATCCCACACAGACAAGGAAAGcaagaagaaaaatcatctcTTTCCCTCTTTCTTGAACTTTCACTTTCACTTTTCAGGCCCCACCATTTGCAGCAGTGTCCACAGTCCACCCTAGTCGTCAATTAATACTCCCCAGAAAAAGCAAAACTTGGGactttttttcagtttttcttctAGTGCATGTTTAGGACCCCCTCTTCTCCCTCTTTCCCTCCTCAACTCTCGGCATCATTCACGGCCACATTTTCACTATCTCCTCCATTCTTGGCTCTTTCTCAGGGTTTCCATTCCTTAGTCCTTTCACATTCAGGTATGGGAACAGTTGAACTACTTAGCACTTACCATTGAGTAAAAATGCAatcttttttgaaattttttgttgaaATGTTAGCATTCCAGTGATACCCGAATGGGCGAGTTTGAAGTCAATTAGACTATGTTAACATTCCGAGTTTCTCTTGATTTATTGAACATTTTTTGGCCTGAGTGTCTTGTAGTTTTGGTGGCACTTTTCTTGGATTAAAAATGGAGATCAATTCTTGGATTTCATATTTTATAGTCGTAGAAAATGATATAAACTTTCTTGGGTTAATGGGTATCAGTGTCAATAATTTTCTTACAGCTATCcaagacaaaaaagaaaaaacgaaCATGAATGCCCATATTAAGAATGGGTACTCTAACAAGTTCTTGTACCCGTTTGTTGGTAAAGATATGGCTCTGTTTTGCTCGTGAGTAAACGTATGTAGTCTTGCGCATATGGGCCTTTAGAgatttttatttgtcatgttTTATTTACTTCATATAATTGGTCTTAATGCTAATAGCAGTACTCTGGCAAATGCATATagctgttcttcttcttcttcttctttttattctCTTCACATTTGTAATTGTTTAACTTGGAGTAAGGAGTTTGTTTCCCAAGTGATTTTGAGAAAGATCACTAAGTCTTGATGAACAAGTAGGGAACGAGGAAATTGGTGTGTTTGCCGTGCTTTATCTGTTCTAACGTTTTATTATTAGGCCTCTGTTTGCTGGCTGTGAAAAAAAGATGGAAGGATCagttcaatttcttttcttaactATTAGAAGAATTTGAAAGGAAAAGGGAGTTAATTTGTCTTCTTTTGTACTTAATTGGTCAGATAGAACTGTAAAATCCATATATATGTAATctgaatttcattttcttttataggATGCCTGAAGATTGAATCTGATACTTTTTCCTGTGATTTTGTTTGTAAGAACTTAAACCCGGGGAAGAAGAAGTCAATCTTTCTTGTAGTGAGACATGATGGAAAAGAAGCAACTGAACCTTAATGCACCACTCTTATCTGTTAGGAAACCTACATCGAATTCGGGATCTTTACTATCTTCTAGGAATTCGTCAGCAAATTTAGGCTCTTCAGATGGGAAAAGTAGGAAGTTGTTGCACAAATCAGGGCCAATTAGACAGCATTCTCTTCCTGTACCAAAATCAGACTGGGAACTAGGTGCATTGACAAAACCAGCTGCAGTTCCATTTGTGTGGGAGCAGACTCCTGGAAGGGCCAAAGGTGAAGGTGATGAACAGACGGAGACTACTAAGCGCTCAGTGAGTGCTCCGAGGCTGCCTCCGGGAAGGCTACCAGATTCTGTAAGGCGCTATTCAGGTGAAAGATGCAACGATCAGAATATACACAGGCCTCATCCTGAGGTGTATCCTGTGAGTGACCATGCAGCTCTAATCGATAGCTTGAGGGAAAGTATATATGGAAATGAGGAATCCGATTTGGAAAGCACAGATGATTATTCTGATGCACTGGATGCCCTGTCTCCAACGGCATCATTTTCATTCAACTGCAGTATCAGTGGTTTGAGCGGTTTTGAAGTTCCAAATGTGAAGCAATCTGGAACTTTTTGTGTAGACCCACAGACTAAAGACTTGATGATGAGCCGGTTCTTACCTGCAGCAAAGGCTGCTGTTGTAGAGACACCTCAATACATTCCCAAGAAGCAACCTGCGGCAACTGAACCGCCAAAACAGCCTAGAAAGGTGGTCAGTGGAGAAAGAAAGCCTTTGCTTGATCATTATGGTTCTAACATCATATCATTTTACAATCAGTTTGCAGAAGATGTTCAGAGTGAAGGTGAGGATTCTCATCGTGACATTCCAAAGAAACGATCAAGTAAAACTTGGGGAATTTTTCCACGTTTATGTGTCAAGAAATCTTTGTGCCTCTTAAATCCTATACCAGCAATGAAGCCAAGGACCCCTGTTCCTAAATCTCCTCCTACTGATGTTGGAAGGCTAACCAGAAAGGCCTATAGTGGACCTCTTGATAAGGTAACCATGGTATCTACCTTTTTACTCTTAGTGACTGGGAAGTGTTGTCATTTGTTTCTTATAGTTCAGTGTCTTTGCAGCAAGCTTCTGATGCAAATAATAAGAGAAGATTTCATTCTGGAGTTCTATCGCGAGAACTGCATCAAGTTGAAAATAAGCCAAGTGATTCTAGACAGTTCTCGTACACTTCATACAGGGCAGGAGGACTATCGCCATGCAGGCCTTCGAGAAGTGGGGGAATATCCCCTTACCGGAATGCATCACCTCAGTCTCCCTTTGGCAAAGGAGCAAGATTTCTTGGTTTGCATAAGGAAGTTGACAATGTTACAGCTGAAAAGTACAGTTCCCTCTATAGAAAGTGTAGCAATCTTCTAGATGCAGCGCCACCTCGTATTTACAAACAAGATACAGTCTCACCAACCGAAGTGGTTGAGAAGACATTGTATATTGATTCCGTCACTAGTGTTAACCTCAAAAAAGATTTACCTTCTTCAAAATCTGAGAGCCTTGGCAATTCCCCTGGTgagaatttgaaaatttcagcagAAAGGAAAAAGATAGAAAAACTTTCACCTCCTTACAGTAATGGAGAAGTAAAACTGTTGGATGTCACCAAGAAAGGAAACAAGTTAGACCCTAAATCATCCTTGTTGGCCCATGAAGTTCAACCTTCTCCCACTCGTATCTCAAATCTCAGAGGTCTAGTAGATGGAAGAGAGAGTTTACAGTTAGTTAAAAGGTTCAATGAAGACACGAATTCCGTTGACGTGAAAGCTCAATTGGAAGCCCAAACAGATATTGATGCTGTCACTCCACAATCTCCTTTGAACCCACCTTTGCCAAAATCACCTTCTGAATCTTGGCTGTGGCGTACACTGCCTTCAGTCAATTTGCGTATTCCATTTTCACATTCACACCTTGGGAAGAATTATCAAACTAAGAATGTGGATCAGAAGGCTTCTGTGGCTGGTACAAAATGGGAGACTATCGTGAAAACTTCTCATCTACGTTACGATCATAATCGCTATTCTGAGGTAATGCCACTCTCATTCTGAACTTCATGATACTATGTTTTAGTTTATATGTTACGATGAAATGTAAATGATTTTCTTTCCCTTGTATTGGTCTTGGCAGGAAAATTTTCCTCGTGTTTCtcacaaacaaaacaaaatatgaAGCAGAGTGGTCACTGCAAGGTTTTGAGCTTTATCGTAAATTTGATCAGTGCTGTTTAGACATTACTACCTACAGCTCCATAATTTCTTGAGCTCAGTTACCACTTATTTCAAGTAAGGGTATGTTCGCTTGTACGTGGAATATGCAGTGCTTAGCTACACCTGTTGAAGTTTAACTTTTTGTCTGATTCCTGGAAAAAATATCGCACCTGAGTCTGAGGCTTTATTTTCATGCCTCCATCTTTCCATAGTTTTGCAAGGATTTGATTGTTCCGATTCCCAATCATCCTACTACATCGgctcagagagagagagagagagagagatgtatGGAATCTGTGAACTCTAAACACATGACAGTGTACTTATTGTCTTGGAAAAGATTAGTTTTGCTTTTCAGCTGAATGTGGCAAGTATTTTTTGGTGCAATGTATATtgcagtttcaaaatttggtcttATTGAATATCTGGACTTTCACCTCCACTAGTCTGGCTTGACTCGTGCTCTTTTAAGTGTTTACTTCCTTCTCATAGTGCTTGTTTGAGTGGACAAAGCAACACGCCTTTTCTCTTTGTTTCTTATTGATTCTCTGTGAGCTGATTAACTCTTTGGGAAGTAGCTGTGTGTTTTGTCATTTTTCACATTTTCGTCAAAGACTTCCTATGGGTAAAATTCAAGAGTCTGTAGTTATGGTTTCCCCTCCATCTTTCTTAAAGGTTTGTCATGAGGATCCTT
This portion of the Coffea arabica cultivar ET-39 chromosome 2e, Coffea Arabica ET-39 HiFi, whole genome shotgun sequence genome encodes:
- the LOC140036112 gene encoding uncharacterized protein, coding for MKVFIWKCLHGGLPVRGEIYRRTKQGDPKCAACGEEDETVEHMLLQCNKVKEVWKLAPVQWDGIQHVSNCFMKWWTAIMEAQEERGGEDHANLTINILWQIWKARNEREFECKEKEPHKVIQKAVKGWTEFDEANIGKETRKNTQGIEILECAEQDQRQSENQARLMIKVHTHQDRRQQMVGIGVTATDLAGCLQASWALRERMSGDTKQDLAGAVRLALLNAINQGWTCIKVELEDSELVECIKHTRTSNQQMATLLEDIQSISNLFQKCTFSFVESGFVGSIKLSMYALNIFVDEEWVNPNLKC
- the LOC113731084 gene encoding uncharacterized protein; the encoded protein is MMEKKQLNLNAPLLSVRKPTSNSGSLLSSRNSSANLGSSDGKSRKLLHKSGPIRQHSLPVPKSDWELGALTKPAAVPFVWEQTPGRAKGEGDEQTETTKRSVSAPRLPPGRLPDSVRRYSGERCNDQNIHRPHPEVYPVSDHAALIDSLRESIYGNEESDLESTDDYSDALDALSPTASFSFNCSISGLSGFEVPNVKQSGTFCVDPQTKDLMMSRFLPAAKAAVVETPQYIPKKQPAATEPPKQPRKVVSGERKPLLDHYGSNIISFYNQFAEDVQSEGEDSHRDIPKKRSSKTWGIFPRLCVKKSLCLLNPIPAMKPRTPVPKSPPTDVGRLTRKAYSGPLDKQASDANNKRRFHSGVLSRELHQVENKPSDSRQFSYTSYRAGGLSPCRPSRSGGISPYRNASPQSPFGKGARFLGLHKEVDNVTAEKYSSLYRKCSNLLDAAPPRIYKQDTVSPTEVVEKTLYIDSVTSVNLKKDLPSSKSESLGNSPGENLKISAERKKIEKLSPPYSNGEVKLLDVTKKGNKLDPKSSLLAHEVQPSPTRISNLRGLVDGRESLQLVKRFNEDTNSVDVKAQLEAQTDIDAVTPQSPLNPPLPKSPSESWLWRTLPSVNLRIPFSHSHLGKNYQTKNVDQKASVAGTKWETIVKTSHLRYDHNRYSEENFPRVSHKQNKI